Part of the Sulfuriflexus mobilis genome is shown below.
GGCCCTGTTACTGGGTACCGGTGGCGGTGACAATATTCGTTTCCTTCAGCATTATTATCCACAAACACGGATTCAGGCCGTGGAGCAGGACCCCGAGATATTGCGCCTGGCCTGCCAGTGGTTTGCCCTGCAACCCACGCCAGGGCAATTGGAACTGGTGGTGGAGGAGGCCGGCGATTTCATGCTGCGCCAGCATGCCCAACACGAACTGATTTTTATCGACATGCTGGCTGGTGAGAATATGCCTGCGTGCCTGCACACGGAAGAGTTCTGGCGAGCTTGTCAGCAAGCGCTGTCTGCACAGGGGCTGTTATTGATCAATGGTATCTTTGCCGACAGTGACGGTTTTATGTTGCTGATGAAACAGCTACAGGCGGCCTTTGGCGTGCTGCCCCTGTGCATGGGGGTGCCCGATTACAACAATGTGGTGTTACTGCTTGACAGGGGGGATGTGCTGGCAAACAGGCCGCTTGTGTTACAACGTTCGCAGAACCTGGCGGAGGCAAGCGGCCAGGATTTTTCAGCCATCCTGCAAGCCCTGCAAAGTGATAATCCGGAGTTTAGATTTTAGGGGGTTAGGGGGGATCTATGATCCCTTATTCGAGGGGCTTTTGGTTCCGTGGTTATAGGGGCTTTCTTGGCTGCCTGATTCACCACTCATAGAATCCCTTCGGGCTTCATCATGAGTACCTCAACCATCTCCGATGGTTCGAGGCAAAAAAAAGCGCGGCATAAAATGCCGCGCTCAAAAAACCGACATGCAGGGGGGGAGAGGGGGGGAAGCATGTCGGTAAAGCTATCCGTCGATATTGCACTACTGTACCGTCTATCTGGGGTTAATTATACAAGCTTTCAAGTGTGCGCCTAGGTGGCAACTGTGATTAATTGTTACAAATAATGCTGGTTTCTTGACGATTGGAAAAAGTCTAAGCCTAAGATATTGAATTTAAAAAGCCTTATCGGTGTAGCAAAAGTATCAGGATATCTGGAATTATTTTGCCATGGCTGCCAGCAGTTGTTTTAGCGCCTTGCCACGGTGACTGAGGCGGTTCTTGGTCTCGGCATCAAGTTGCGCCGAGGAGCAGTCGCGCTCCGGTACGTAAAATACCGGGTCATAACCAAAGCCGTTTTTGCCTTGCGCGCTTTCAAGGATACGCCCTTCCCATGTGCCCTGGCAGATCAGCGGCGTCGGGTCTTCGCCGTGGCGCATAAAGACCATCAGACACTGGAAGCGTGCTGTGCGCGCGGACTCGGGCACACCCTGCAGGGCCTCGAGCAGTTTGTTCAGGTTGTCGGCATCCGAGGCACCCACACCGGCATAACGTGCCGAGTAGATGCCCGGTGCACCCTGCAGGGCATCGACCTCGAGGCCGGAGTCGTCGGCGATCGCCGGCAGGCCGCTCAATTGTGCGGCATGGCGGGCCTTGAGAATGGCGTTTTCCACAAAGGTCAGACCGGTCTCGTCGGCCTCGGGGATAGCAAACTCGGCCTGGGGGACGACCTCAATATCCAGGCCGGCGAGGATCTGGTTGATCTCGCGGACCTTGCCGGCATTGTTACTGGCCAGGACGATCCTCTGCATGGGCCTATGCCTCGGCCAGCGCGGCGCGTTGCGCCTCGATGAGTTGCTGGATGCCATCAACGGCCAGGTCCAGCATGCCATTCAGCTCATCACGCTTGAAGGCAACGCCCTCGGCGGTACCCTGTACCTCAATGAAGTCGCCCTGCTCATTCATGACCACATTCATGTCGGTTTCAGCATTGCAGTCTTCCGGGTAGTCGAGGTCCAGTACCGGCGTACCTTTAAACATGCCAACCGAGACCGAGGCGATCATGGTCTGCAGAGGATTTTTCTTGATCGAGCCGTCTTTTTGTAACACGGCGATGGCATCGGCGAGTGCCACATAGGCGCCGGTGATCGAGGCGGTGCGGGTGCCGCCGTCGGCCTGGATGACATCGCAGTCGATGTGAATGGTGCGTTCACCGAGGGCCTTCATATCCACGGCGGCACGCAGGGCACGGCCGATGAGGCGCTGGATCTCCATGGTGCGGCCGCCTTGTTTACCGCGTGCGGCCTCGCGCCCCATGCGTTCGGTGGTGGAACGAGGCAGCATGCCGTATTCGGCGGTGACCCAGCCCTGGCCCTTGCCGCGTAAAAACCCCGGGGCCTTGTCCATGATGCTGGCGGTACAGAGTACCTTGGTGTCACCAAATTCGATGAGCACCGAACCTTCGGCGTGTTTGGTGTAGTTACGGGTCAGGCGGATTTGACGTAGTTCATTCGGGGCTCGGCCACTGGGACGCATGGGAATTCCTTTGGTTGTGGTGTATTGCTTGGCTGCAAAGACTTATTTAGTTTTCGGATCATAATCCATTTCGTCACTGTAATCCTCTAATGCCTTATTGATGGCACTGATGGCATGACTGATGTGATCATTGTCGGCCTCGGTTTGTTCGTCCTGCGGTAGGCGGCTGTTTGCCGGGGTGTCGACATGACAGTCGAGCATGCGTAGCGCGATGGCACTGATATTATCGCTTTGCGGGTAGCTATTACTCTCGGCGCGGCTGGCCAGGTCATTCAGGGTAGTCTCAAGGTCACCCTCTGCAGACAGTTGCCGAAGCTGTTCGGCCTTCAGGGCTGACCACAGGCCATCACTACAGAGCAACAGGACATCCCCCTGTTGCAGGTCATCACGGTGGTGATAACTGATATCGGGTAAATGCCTGGGGGCACCGACACACTGGGTAATGTAGCTGCGTTTGGGGTGCGTGAGCATGTCTGACTCGCTGATAAGGCCCTGGCGAAACAGTTCTTGCACGTAGGAATGGTCGATGGTGCGTGCCAGCACGCGGCTATCACGTAACAGGTAGAGACGGCTGTCACCGACATGCGCCCAACTGATCTCATTACCCTGGATCAGACAGGCGACACAGGTCGTGCGCGGCTCAAGTACCGGTCGCTGTTTTTTTCCGGCCTTGAGGATATTGCCATGCGCGGTGCCGATGGCATTACGAAAAAAGGCCTGCGGGTCGGTAATCGGTTTCTTGCTGCGGCGGAAATACTCGTCGAGGGTATCGACCAGTATCTGTGCCGCGATATCACCACCGCCGTGCCCGCCCATGCCGTCGGCGACAACCAGCAGGATACTGCTATCGGTCTCGGCGACGATCAGGCGGTCCTCGTTTTGCAGGCGGTTACCGAGCCGGTTGACCTGTGCAATCAGGGTTTTCATAACACTCAGGCCGTTTCTTCTCGTTGCTCGCCAGGCAAGTCGAGGCCGGGCATGACCTCGAGCAGGGCATCCACGCTTTGTGGGCGCAGCAGTGGGTCAACTTCCATTGACCAGTCGATGGCCTTGAGCAATTGCGGGGAATAATGTTTGCGAAAAAGTTCGGCGGCCGGTTTCATTGTGTCGTGTTCATGTCGATCCACAGCGGCTAGTGGCGGGCGGTGATCGATACAGTTACGCATGGTTGCACCGAGGGCATAGATATCGCTCCACGGTCCGACATAGCCACGGTTGGTATATTGCTCAATGGGTGAGAAGCCGGGCGTCACGACCTGGGTCGGCTGGTCGCTGCGTGTCTGCATGATAGGGTGCACTGCACCGAAATCGAGTAGTAGCGGGCTGCCGCCAGGGCGCAGGTGAATATTGCCGGGCTTGATATCCAGATGCAGGAAACCCGAGGCGTGAATGTTCTTCAGGCCATCGAGCAGGGGCGGAAACACGGTAAGCAAAAATTGTTCGCTGAGAAAACCCTTATGCTTCTTTATATAGCTGTGCAGGTTATGGCCCTGTTCGAATTGCATGACCATATAGACCGTACCGTTGGCACTGAAGAAGTTGATGACGTTGACGATATTCGGGTGTTTTAGGCCGGCCAGGGCATTGGCCTCCTGGAGAAACAACTTGCGGCCATGTACGAAATGTTCGATAGTTTCTTCGCTATGAGCGACCACGCGCATTTCAGTATCGCGCTGGGCGAGGCGGGCGGGGATGTACTCCTTGAGCACAATACGCCTGCCATCGCTGACATCACTGGCGAGATAAACATAACTGAAGCCGCCACGACTCAGCGTCTTGGTGATGACATAGTCATCAATGCGGGTGCCATCGGGCAGGCTTGTTGGTGGTGTCTTCATGGGCAAGTAGTCTAGTATTCGTCTACACGGTAAAGCCTAGCACAAGACCCCGGCCGGCGAAGCCTGACGGGGTCACATCTTTAAGCTGAATAACAGAAAAAGGGTTTTTATGATCCGTAGTATGACGGCCTTTGCCCGTTGCGACCGCAATACCGAGTGGGGCACCTTGAGTTGGGAAGTGCGGTCCGTTAACCATCGCTACCTCGAGCCGAGCCTGCGTATGCCGGAGGAAATCCGGCCGATCGAGTCCAAATTGCGTGAACATCTGGCAAAGCGCCTGGGACGAGGCAAGGTCGAGTGTAACCTGCGTTTCCAGGCGGGTGGTGAGGGAAAGGCCGGCCTGGATATCAATGTCGAGCTGGCCCAACAGGTCGTCGATGCCAGTCGCGAGATCGACCACCTGCTATATAACTCGGCGGCGATCAATGCCATGGATATCCTGCGTTGGCCGGGGATACTCGATAGTGGCCGTGCCGATTGGGAGGCCCTGCGCGGGCAGGCCCTCGACTTATTCAACGAGGCCCTCGACGAACTGGTTGCTACCCGTGAGCGTGAGGGTGCGCGTTTGCGTGAGATGATCCTCGAGCGTCTTGAGGGCATGGGCAGGCATGTCACCGAGGTGCGTGCGCAGATCCCGGTGATCATTGTTGCCCAGCGCGAGAAGATCCTCGAGCGCCTGAGCGAGCTGGACGTGAAACTCGACGAGGGCCGTCTTGAGCAGGAGGCCGCACTGCTGGTGAGTAAGATGGACGTCGATGAGGAAATGGACCGTTTGGCCACGCATATCGATGAGGTCAGGCGCAACCTTGATGCGGACAAGCCGGTCGGCCGCCGCCTCGACTTCCTTATGCAGGAGATGAACCGTGAGGCGAACACGCTCGGCTCGAAGTCGATCAGCATCGACACGACCCGTGCCTCGGTCGACCTGAAGGTGCTCATTGAGCAGATGCGTGAGCAAATCCAGAATATCGAATAAACCGGAACGGATCAGACATGTTTGCCACTCTATATATCATCGCCGCGCCCTCCGGGGCCGGAAAAACCAGCCTGGTCAAGGCCCTGGTCGGACGGGATAACCGGGTTATGGTGTCGGTGTCGCACACGACCCGCGCGCCACGTGAGGGCGAGGTCGATGGCGGGGACTACAATTTCACCACACCGGAGACCTTCCGGCAGATGGTTGAGGCCGGCCAGTTCCTTGAGCACGCCCAGGTATTTGATAATTTTTACGGTACCTCGCGTGAGTGGGTTGAACAGCGCCTCGCCGAGGGCACGGATGTGATCCTCGAGATCGACTGGCAGGGTGCCCGCCTGGTGCGCGAGGCCTTTGCCGAGGCGGTCGGTATCTTCATCCTGCCGCCTTCGCGTCAGGCGCTGGAGGCGCGCCTGCGTGGCCGTGGCCAGGACAGCAAGGAGATCATCGCCCGCCGTATGCGCGATGCGATCAGCGAGATCTCACACTATGACGAATTTGATTACCTGATTGTGAATGATGATTTCGACACCGCGCTGGGGGAGCTGGCCAGCGTGATCCTGGCCCGCCGCCAGCGTCTGGAGG
Proteins encoded:
- a CDS encoding PP2C family protein-serine/threonine phosphatase encodes the protein MKTLIAQVNRLGNRLQNEDRLIVAETDSSILLVVADGMGGHGGGDIAAQILVDTLDEYFRRSKKPITDPQAFFRNAIGTAHGNILKAGKKQRPVLEPRTTCVACLIQGNEISWAHVGDSRLYLLRDSRVLARTIDHSYVQELFRQGLISESDMLTHPKRSYITQCVGAPRHLPDISYHHRDDLQQGDVLLLCSDGLWSALKAEQLRQLSAEGDLETTLNDLASRAESNSYPQSDNISAIALRMLDCHVDTPANSRLPQDEQTEADNDHISHAISAINKALEDYSDEMDYDPKTK
- a CDS encoding spermidine synthase; translated protein: MAENFSAGKCVARQQGLHGEISIVENSEYRWLCYGDDVMHSCMSRSRPQQLVLPYQHYMAAWQLFLPHLPPASALLLGTGGGDNIRFLQHYYPQTRIQAVEQDPEILRLACQWFALQPTPGQLELVVEEAGDFMLRQHAQHELIFIDMLAGENMPACLHTEEFWRACQQALSAQGLLLINGIFADSDGFMLLMKQLQAAFGVLPLCMGVPDYNNVVLLLDRGDVLANRPLVLQRSQNLAEASGQDFSAILQALQSDNPEFRF
- the gmk gene encoding guanylate kinase, with protein sequence MFATLYIIAAPSGAGKTSLVKALVGRDNRVMVSVSHTTRAPREGEVDGGDYNFTTPETFRQMVEAGQFLEHAQVFDNFYGTSREWVEQRLAEGTDVILEIDWQGARLVREAFAEAVGIFILPPSRQALEARLRGRGQDSKEIIARRMRDAISEISHYDEFDYLIVNDDFDTALGELASVILARRQRLEVQKSVHQAMITDLLA
- the rph gene encoding ribonuclease PH codes for the protein MRPSGRAPNELRQIRLTRNYTKHAEGSVLIEFGDTKVLCTASIMDKAPGFLRGKGQGWVTAEYGMLPRSTTERMGREAARGKQGGRTMEIQRLIGRALRAAVDMKALGERTIHIDCDVIQADGGTRTASITGAYVALADAIAVLQKDGSIKKNPLQTMIASVSVGMFKGTPVLDLDYPEDCNAETDMNVVMNEQGDFIEVQGTAEGVAFKRDELNGMLDLAVDGIQQLIEAQRAALAEA
- a CDS encoding serine/threonine protein kinase; translation: MKTPPTSLPDGTRIDDYVITKTLSRGGFSYVYLASDVSDGRRIVLKEYIPARLAQRDTEMRVVAHSEETIEHFVHGRKLFLQEANALAGLKHPNIVNVINFFSANGTVYMVMQFEQGHNLHSYIKKHKGFLSEQFLLTVFPPLLDGLKNIHASGFLHLDIKPGNIHLRPGGSPLLLDFGAVHPIMQTRSDQPTQVVTPGFSPIEQYTNRGYVGPWSDIYALGATMRNCIDHRPPLAAVDRHEHDTMKPAAELFRKHYSPQLLKAIDWSMEVDPLLRPQSVDALLEVMPGLDLPGEQREETA
- a CDS encoding YicC/YloC family endoribonuclease gives rise to the protein MIRSMTAFARCDRNTEWGTLSWEVRSVNHRYLEPSLRMPEEIRPIESKLREHLAKRLGRGKVECNLRFQAGGEGKAGLDINVELAQQVVDASREIDHLLYNSAAINAMDILRWPGILDSGRADWEALRGQALDLFNEALDELVATREREGARLREMILERLEGMGRHVTEVRAQIPVIIVAQREKILERLSELDVKLDEGRLEQEAALLVSKMDVDEEMDRLATHIDEVRRNLDADKPVGRRLDFLMQEMNREANTLGSKSISIDTTRASVDLKVLIEQMREQIQNIE
- a CDS encoding XTP/dITP diphosphatase; translation: MQRIVLASNNAGKVREINQILAGLDIEVVPQAEFAIPEADETGLTFVENAILKARHAAQLSGLPAIADDSGLEVDALQGAPGIYSARYAGVGASDADNLNKLLEALQGVPESARTARFQCLMVFMRHGEDPTPLICQGTWEGRILESAQGKNGFGYDPVFYVPERDCSSAQLDAETKNRLSHRGKALKQLLAAMAK